GTGATGGCGACGGCGCTGGGCACGGCGGCGGAGGCGGCGACGACGGCCGGCACGGCGACGACGGCGCTGGGCACGGCGGCGGGGGCGGCCACGGGCACGGCGACGGGCATGGGCATCACGAGCCGCGGGTCGGATGGCTGCTGCTGCTTCCGGTGCTCGGGCTGTTGCTGGTGTCGCCGCCGGCGTTGGGGTCGTTCGCGGCGGGGCAGGCGGGCAGTGTCGGGCCGGCCGCCGCCTCGGACTATCCGCCGCTGCCGGCCGGCGATCCGGTCGAGGTCAGCCTGCTCGACTACGCGTCCCGGGCGGTCTTCGACAGCGGCCGGAGCCTGGCCGGGCGGAACGTGAAGCTGACCGGCTTCATCACCCCGGGACCGGACGGCAAGCCGATGCTGGCCCGGATGGTGCTGACCTGCTGCGCCGCGGACGGACGGCCGATCAAGGTCGGGCTGGCCGGGGTGCCGATCGACGCGCCGCCGGACGCCTGGGTGGAGGTGACCGGCGTCTACAGCAGCCAGGTCGGCACCGACCCGGTGAACCAGGCGCGGGTGGCCTTCCTCGACGTGCGGTCGTGGCGGGAGATTGACGAGCCGAAGCAGCCGTACGCCTGATCGCGCCGGTCGGTCAGCTGGTGCGGCGGCCGAGGCTGTGGTGCACGAAGCCGGTGGTCAGATGGTGCCGGTCGGGGCTGTGGCGCGCGAAGCCGGTGGTCAGATGGTGCGGAGGTCGAGGCTGTTGCGGACGAAGGAGGACTGGTCGCCGGTGGACCACCAGAGGACACCGGCTCGGTAGGCGATGTTTCCGGCGTCCGGGCTGACCAGGACGGTCTGGCGGGTCCTCAGGTCGTGGATCAGCAGTTCCTGGTTGCCGCTGAGGTCGGACTGGGGGCCGACGCGGGCCAGCACCTCGAAGCGGTCCAGCACGGCTACGTCGGTGATCGCGGTGGCCACCGTGCCCTCGGCGACCTTGCGGCGGGCCGAGCCGTCCGGGTGGGACAGTTCCATCCGGGCGTAACCGTCGGCGTTCAGCGAGACCAGCTGGCACCAGGCCGGGCTGCACGCGGTCACCGTCCGGTCGGCGGACGGGACGGCGATCCGCCGGCCGGTCGTCAGGTTGCGCAACGTGGTGGCGCCACGCGCGGAGGTCTGACCGTCGACCGCCCACGGCCACGCCGACAGCGCCCAGGTGCCCGCCGAGCGGGTGACCGTGACCCTGCCGCCGGTCAGTGCCACCGAGCGGAACTCGGTCTGGTCCGCCGCGCCGCCGGCCACCCAGTGGACGGCGCCGTTCGCGATCACCAGGTCGTATTGCGAGTCGTAGAACTGCATCGCGCCGACGTCGGCGGTCAGCATCCGGGCCGGTTGCCGGAGCCCGCCGGTCCACAACTGCTGCTTGCCGCGGACGCTTTCCACCCAGACCAGGCCGTCGCCGGAGCCGGCCGCGGCCGGGGCGGGGGCCGTGACCGCCGAGGCGGAGGCGGCGGAGTCAGGGACGGCGGG
This window of the Actinoplanes oblitus genome carries:
- a CDS encoding TIGR03943 family putative permease subunit; amino-acid sequence: MTQAVIMLLFGGAIIKATVTDVFLRYVKEGLRPFLLLAGILLVAAAIMTMWYDLRAGPGGPGADPGPGHGDGDGHGDDGGHGDGDGAGHGGGGGDDGRHGDDGAGHGGGGGHGHGDGHGHHEPRVGWLLLLPVLGLLLVSPPALGSFAAGQAGSVGPAAASDYPPLPAGDPVEVSLLDYASRAVFDSGRSLAGRNVKLTGFITPGPDGKPMLARMVLTCCAADGRPIKVGLAGVPIDAPPDAWVEVTGVYSSQVGTDPVNQARVAFLDVRSWREIDEPKQPYA